The Lentzea guizhouensis genome contains a region encoding:
- a CDS encoding ATP-binding cassette domain-containing protein, whose translation MRRIHRLTHRRIAVYLRALVRAHPRGPAALAGFDRLDPGLPRWVEPGRVRPESPDPAPPRPSPEPQGEDVQRFPLRHGTFIGHHEDCQVRIHGYHVAGKHAVIERRGDHWELRDLGHSDGTFQGGRPVRRTSLTALSVFDIADHRFQISKDELELVVTPLGECDLVVHDLSDVTKKDARPRLVEMSLVQRERTVLAVLGPSGAGKSSLFAALLGELETAGGHLYFEGLDVRTHREQLSSKLGFVPQDDSMHRALTVESLLRFADRLRRPSDRRQEGDPVASVCADLGLTEHIGKPVHKLSGGQRKRVSVALEMLSEPKLLMLDEPTSGLDPGMDRDVMEMLAAYADRGGTVALVTHATEHLHLADQVLVLAPGGRPVYCGPPGGVLGTLQVPTYADLMKLLEDKKNKEVVDRLVAEYRAGPVVERAKRAVEEAAARQTTEQEPDRRRGKLRSFLHQLPILVARQVVLTFSWPGGMMPFLIAGIAAVIAAVVSKDGALGAGPTTEATTALSILVTLCVLTGQALSYSNLVEEHNVVVREHRTGTITAAVVLSKWLVFAVIAVVQAVIAAGVFVWWRNAPAHAVTGMPTSVELMFDLGATSVAAMSLGLLISACCKDLKTAVTVTSLVVVAQVALNGVTTDLSGGTGVAFVAALLPARWGLAAAGSTVDLRTISPVAYRDELWLHGKVQWLTDLGWLAGLTAVFVSAAVIVLGRRLR comes from the coding sequence GTGCGGCGGATCCACCGGCTCACGCACCGGCGGATCGCGGTGTACCTGCGGGCGCTGGTGCGGGCTCATCCACGCGGACCGGCCGCGCTGGCCGGGTTCGACCGGCTCGACCCCGGCCTGCCCCGCTGGGTCGAGCCCGGACGGGTGCGGCCCGAGTCGCCCGACCCCGCGCCACCCCGGCCGAGTCCGGAGCCGCAGGGCGAGGACGTGCAGCGCTTCCCGTTGCGGCACGGGACGTTCATCGGCCACCACGAGGACTGCCAGGTCCGCATCCACGGCTACCACGTCGCCGGGAAGCACGCCGTCATCGAACGCCGCGGTGATCATTGGGAGCTCCGCGACCTCGGGCACTCCGACGGCACGTTCCAGGGCGGCCGGCCGGTGCGGCGCACCTCGCTCACCGCCTTGTCGGTCTTCGACATCGCCGACCACCGGTTCCAGATCAGCAAGGACGAGCTGGAACTGGTCGTCACGCCGCTCGGCGAGTGCGACCTCGTGGTCCACGACCTGTCCGACGTCACGAAGAAGGACGCCCGGCCGCGGCTCGTCGAGATGTCGCTCGTCCAACGGGAACGCACGGTCCTCGCCGTGCTCGGTCCGTCCGGCGCGGGCAAGAGCTCGCTGTTCGCGGCGTTGCTCGGCGAGCTGGAGACGGCCGGTGGCCACCTCTACTTCGAGGGGCTCGACGTGCGGACGCACCGGGAGCAGCTCAGCAGCAAGCTCGGCTTCGTGCCGCAGGACGACAGCATGCACCGGGCGTTGACCGTCGAGTCGCTGCTGAGGTTCGCCGACCGGCTGCGCAGGCCGTCCGACCGCCGCCAGGAAGGCGATCCGGTCGCCTCGGTGTGCGCGGACCTGGGGCTCACCGAGCACATCGGCAAGCCCGTGCACAAGCTTTCCGGCGGCCAGCGCAAACGCGTCTCGGTCGCGTTGGAGATGCTGAGCGAACCCAAGCTGCTGATGCTCGACGAACCGACGTCCGGCCTCGACCCCGGGATGGACCGGGACGTCATGGAGATGCTCGCGGCCTACGCGGACAGAGGCGGCACGGTCGCGCTGGTCACCCACGCGACCGAACACCTCCACCTCGCCGACCAGGTGCTGGTGCTCGCTCCCGGCGGACGCCCGGTGTACTGCGGCCCACCCGGTGGTGTGCTCGGCACGTTGCAGGTGCCGACCTACGCGGACCTGATGAAGTTGCTGGAGGACAAGAAGAACAAGGAGGTCGTCGACAGGTTGGTGGCCGAGTACCGGGCCGGTCCGGTGGTCGAACGCGCGAAGCGGGCCGTGGAGGAAGCAGCCGCACGGCAGACCACCGAGCAGGAACCGGATCGCCGGCGCGGCAAGCTGCGGTCGTTCCTGCACCAGCTGCCGATCCTCGTCGCGCGGCAGGTCGTGCTGACGTTCTCGTGGCCGGGCGGGATGATGCCGTTCCTCATCGCGGGCATCGCCGCGGTGATCGCGGCGGTGGTGTCGAAGGACGGGGCGCTGGGCGCCGGTCCGACGACCGAAGCGACCACGGCGCTGAGCATCCTGGTCACGTTGTGCGTGCTGACCGGGCAGGCGCTGAGCTACAGCAACCTGGTCGAGGAGCACAACGTCGTGGTGCGGGAACACCGCACCGGCACCATCACCGCTGCCGTGGTGCTGTCGAAGTGGCTGGTGTTCGCGGTCATCGCGGTCGTCCAGGCGGTGATCGCCGCAGGCGTGTTCGTGTGGTGGCGCAACGCACCCGCGCATGCCGTCACGGGAATGCCGACGTCGGTCGAGCTGATGTTCGACCTGGGCGCGACGAGTGTGGCGGCGATGTCGCTGGGGCTGCTCATCTCGGCCTGCTGCAAGGACCTGAAGACCGCGGTGACCGTCACATCGCTGGTCGTCGTGGCCCAGGTCGCGCTCAACGGGGTGACGACCGACCTCTCCGGCGGCACCGGGGTCGCCTTCGTGGCCGCGCTGCTGCCGGCCAGGTGGGGGCTCGCGGCCGCGGGGTCCACCGTGGACCTGCGCACGATCTCGCCGGTGGCCTACCGCGACGAGCTCTGGCTGCACGGGAAGGTCCAGTGGCTCACGGACCTGGGCTGGCTGGCCGGGCTGACGGCGGTGTTCGTGTCGGCGGCAGTGATCGTCCTAGGCAGAAGGCTGCGGTGA
- a CDS encoding YceD family protein yields MNQHRHASTRPTASGPWVIDTRDLGRRAGSSRPFVRSVPAAGVGLLGVIAVPEGGEVELDLLTESVVEGVLVSGTAFAKVEGECARCLEPITDEVEVRITELYAWPDSTTDETTDEDEVSRIENDLIDLEPVVRDAIVLALPQAPLCEPDCKGLCSECGGRWAELGPDHGHETIDPRWAALQERFSDDNNEEK; encoded by the coding sequence ATGAACCAGCATCGTCACGCGTCCACGCGTCCCACAGCATCAGGACCCTGGGTCATCGACACCAGGGACCTCGGCCGTCGCGCCGGTTCCAGCCGACCCTTCGTCCGGTCGGTCCCGGCCGCCGGTGTGGGGTTGCTCGGCGTGATCGCCGTGCCTGAAGGCGGCGAAGTCGAGCTCGACCTCCTGACCGAGTCGGTCGTGGAGGGCGTGCTCGTGTCGGGAACCGCGTTCGCCAAGGTCGAAGGTGAGTGCGCCAGGTGTCTCGAGCCCATCACCGATGAGGTCGAGGTCCGGATCACGGAGCTGTACGCGTGGCCGGACAGCACCACGGACGAGACCACCGATGAAGACGAGGTCAGCCGGATCGAGAACGATCTGATCGACCTCGAGCCTGTGGTGCGGGACGCCATCGTCCTCGCGCTGCCGCAGGCGCCGCTCTGCGAGCCGGACTGCAAGGGGCTTTGCTCCGAATGCGGCGGCAGGTGGGCGGAGCTCGGGCCCGACCACGGGCATGAGACGATTGACCCTCGTTGGGCCGCGTTGCAAGAGCGGTTCAGCGATGACAACAACGAGGAGAAGTAG
- the rpmF gene encoding 50S ribosomal protein L32, whose amino-acid sequence MAVPKRKMSRSNTRARRSQWKTSAVHLVACQNKACRQPKPQHVACPACGQYAGRQVAQPA is encoded by the coding sequence GTGGCCGTCCCGAAGCGGAAGATGTCGCGCTCGAACACCCGTGCGCGCCGTTCCCAGTGGAAGACGTCTGCCGTGCACCTGGTGGCGTGCCAGAACAAGGCGTGCCGTCAGCCGAAGCCGCAGCACGTCGCCTGCCCGGCCTGTGGTCAGTACGCTGGCCGCCAGGTCGCTCAGCCGGCCTGA
- the rnc gene encoding ribonuclease III, producing MGGKPPRAPQADRATLSEALGVQLDAELLGLALTHRSYAYENGGLPPNERLEFLGDVVLGLVVTDHLYRTHPDLPEGQLAKLRASVVNMHALAGVARDLGPGGLGAHLLLGRGEELTGGRDKASILADGLEAVIGAVYLQFGIDTARTFVHRLFDPLLAKAPLLGAGLDWKTSLQELTAQASLGVPEYRVDDQGPDHRKEFTATVLVGGQPYGKGDGRTKKEAEQKAAEAAYHVLSERVKAEQESAASANGQNGASVTPGTLPSEED from the coding sequence GTGGGGGGAAAGCCGCCGCGCGCTCCGCAAGCCGACCGCGCGACCCTGTCCGAAGCGCTCGGCGTCCAGCTGGACGCCGAGCTGCTCGGGCTTGCGCTCACCCACAGGTCCTACGCTTACGAGAACGGCGGGCTACCGCCGAACGAGCGTCTCGAGTTCCTGGGAGACGTCGTGCTGGGGCTGGTCGTCACCGACCACCTCTACCGCACCCACCCCGACCTCCCAGAGGGTCAGCTCGCGAAGCTCCGGGCCAGCGTGGTCAACATGCACGCGCTCGCCGGTGTCGCCCGCGACCTGGGTCCGGGCGGGCTCGGTGCACACCTACTGCTCGGTCGTGGCGAAGAGCTGACCGGTGGCAGGGACAAGGCGAGCATCCTCGCCGACGGCCTCGAAGCCGTCATCGGTGCGGTGTACCTGCAGTTCGGTATTGATACCGCACGAACGTTCGTTCACCGGCTGTTCGATCCACTCTTGGCCAAAGCTCCGCTTCTGGGTGCTGGACTGGACTGGAAGACAAGCCTGCAGGAGCTCACCGCTCAAGCCAGTCTCGGCGTCCCGGAGTATCGCGTGGACGACCAAGGGCCGGACCACCGCAAGGAGTTCACCGCCACGGTGCTCGTCGGTGGCCAGCCCTACGGCAAGGGTGATGGGCGCACCAAGAAGGAAGCCGAGCAGAAAGCCGCTGAAGCGGCTTATCATGTTCTGTCAGAGCGGGTCAAGGCCGAGCAGGAGTCGGCCGCATCCGCGAACGGACAGAACGGCGCCTCGGTGACGCCAGGGACCCTCCCATCCGAGGAAGACTGA
- a CDS encoding TIR domain-containing protein yields the protein MSGGIFVSYRKNHKGGRRGHALVVDAFIERLRAHFGAEKVYADTGLVAGDHYPTMLRSWLADCEVMLVFIHDEWLADLVERKDDRDWVRYEIRKALERGIYVLPVLLDKATLPKKDDLKEDFPDIEELGNQQYWPINFGKWQYSGGELIRLLEGRVARDELPVPHRPDPVAPRSVVPVVLAALLGLAAPWPLVHLLVAEAELRPVLLVALALALVFPLVLPLATVAVVHAGRRRLDESDKHLAALAHDQKVNATVGLFVAGMGAFVLFISNLVSWQWQLLAVAVIVGFAVLEGDRWMRDQRNGERWPYPRLAPNPAAVRGALAHVERFMSERRPLLTRAQREQVEFALAQVEWAVDRLAELCALSRWDWWRRSAVWLPAVHLLLLASVVGCAVGAVVEGAGSYTWLLVAAVVAAVACHLVTVDRAHRLQRWRRRVVVDATPAEVERLRKVLAEISIPPAARQETEG from the coding sequence ATGAGCGGCGGCATCTTCGTCAGCTACCGCAAGAACCACAAGGGCGGCCGGCGCGGCCACGCCCTCGTGGTCGACGCGTTCATCGAACGTCTCCGTGCCCACTTCGGGGCGGAGAAGGTCTACGCCGACACCGGTCTCGTCGCGGGTGACCACTACCCGACCATGCTGCGGAGCTGGCTGGCCGACTGCGAGGTCATGCTCGTCTTCATCCACGACGAGTGGCTCGCGGACCTCGTCGAGCGCAAGGACGACAGGGACTGGGTGCGGTACGAGATCCGCAAGGCGCTCGAGCGCGGGATCTACGTGCTCCCCGTCCTGCTCGACAAGGCCACCTTGCCGAAGAAGGACGACCTCAAGGAGGACTTCCCCGACATCGAGGAGCTCGGCAACCAGCAGTACTGGCCGATCAACTTCGGCAAGTGGCAGTACAGCGGCGGAGAGCTGATCCGCCTGCTCGAAGGCCGTGTCGCCCGGGACGAACTGCCTGTGCCGCACCGGCCGGACCCGGTCGCGCCCAGGAGCGTCGTTCCGGTCGTCCTCGCCGCACTGCTGGGGCTGGCGGCGCCGTGGCCGCTGGTACACCTGCTCGTTGCGGAGGCGGAGCTGCGGCCGGTTCTGCTCGTCGCGCTCGCACTGGCACTCGTGTTCCCGTTGGTGCTCCCGCTCGCCACGGTGGCGGTCGTCCACGCTGGCAGGCGCAGGCTCGACGAGAGCGACAAGCACCTGGCCGCGCTGGCGCACGACCAGAAGGTGAACGCCACGGTCGGCCTGTTCGTCGCCGGGATGGGCGCTTTCGTGCTGTTCATCAGCAACCTCGTGTCGTGGCAGTGGCAGCTGCTCGCGGTGGCGGTGATCGTCGGCTTCGCCGTCCTGGAGGGTGACCGCTGGATGCGTGACCAGCGCAACGGTGAGCGGTGGCCGTACCCCCGGCTCGCCCCGAACCCCGCTGCCGTGCGTGGCGCGCTCGCCCACGTCGAGCGCTTCATGAGCGAGCGCAGACCACTGCTGACCAGGGCACAACGGGAACAGGTCGAGTTCGCGCTCGCCCAGGTCGAGTGGGCGGTGGACCGGCTGGCCGAGCTCTGTGCGCTGTCCCGGTGGGACTGGTGGCGCCGGTCCGCCGTCTGGCTGCCCGCGGTGCACCTCCTGCTGCTGGCGTCGGTCGTGGGCTGCGCGGTCGGTGCTGTCGTCGAAGGCGCCGGGAGCTACACCTGGTTGCTCGTGGCCGCCGTGGTCGCGGCCGTCGCGTGCCACCTCGTCACGGTCGACCGCGCCCACCGGTTGCAGCGCTGGCGCAGGCGGGTCGTCGTCGACGCCACCCCCGCCGAGGTGGAGCGCCTGCGCAAGGTGCTCGCCGAGATCAGCATCCCGCCCGCCGCCCGTCAGGAGACCGAAGGATGA
- a CDS encoding DivIVA domain-containing protein, with amino-acid sequence MYRVFEALDELVTIVEEARGVPMTSGCVVPRGDVLELLDDVRDAIPAELDDAQDVLDHKEELVGKAKHEAEAGVSKARSDADRILAEAQAEAEAMLSDARARAERMVAEAEDQAERTVAAGRQEYDDLVGRSHAEAERMIQAGRANYERATEEGRAEQARLVNEQEVVRAAHAEAARLLDAAQNESIRLRSECDAYVDGKLADFEDLLAHTLRSVGKGRSHLRGPAVAGAAAPFDYGS; translated from the coding sequence AGTACCGATGACCTCGGGCTGCGTGGTGCCACGTGGTGACGTGCTCGAACTGCTCGACGACGTCCGCGACGCCATCCCGGCCGAGCTGGACGACGCGCAGGACGTGCTCGACCACAAGGAAGAGCTCGTCGGCAAGGCCAAGCACGAGGCGGAGGCCGGTGTCTCCAAGGCCCGGTCGGACGCCGACCGCATCCTCGCCGAGGCGCAGGCGGAGGCCGAGGCCATGCTGTCCGACGCCCGCGCCCGCGCGGAGCGGATGGTCGCGGAGGCCGAGGACCAGGCGGAGCGCACCGTCGCCGCCGGTCGCCAGGAGTACGACGACCTGGTCGGCCGCTCGCACGCCGAGGCCGAGCGGATGATCCAGGCCGGCCGGGCCAACTACGAGCGCGCCACCGAGGAAGGTCGTGCCGAGCAGGCCAGGCTCGTCAACGAGCAGGAGGTCGTGCGCGCGGCACACGCCGAGGCCGCCCGGCTGCTCGACGCCGCCCAGAACGAGTCGATCCGGCTGCGGTCGGAGTGCGACGCGTACGTCGACGGCAAGCTCGCGGACTTCGAGGACCTCCTCGCGCACACCCTGCGGTCTGTCGGCAAGGGCCGTTCGCACCTGCGCGGTCCCGCCGTCGCCGGGGCCGCTGCCCCGTTCGACTACGGCTCCTGA
- a CDS encoding OmpA family protein translates to MNRLLAALAVAVLVPITACESETPIAAPNFTPCTVSHDQPLAIAVGARANVPNPEPPEAVNDLMTGVARAHQPITLVRVDGKPEYVFTEPAPPRGDNPQTEAEAVQGYLDQVTAAFGEKIRAQVAEVNVLRALTISAQKVGPGGTIVLMDSGLQTTAPLRFGADEVLTADPAEVARFLAEEKQLPDLLGRSVVLVGLGLTADPQPQLDPRWENNVFDIWKAVVEAAGGCAAKVLHGSTSAAAVDSPTVAVVQPPKPKEPKTCGTVELGEADNISFKPDSAEFRDPAAARETLQRLADTMRAKKQKADLMGTTASVGPPAGRVELSARRADAVKSVLVDLGIPGDTITTRGVGTNWPGHVTDTGPGGALLPGPAARNRKVVATLTCLEQ, encoded by the coding sequence ATGAACCGCCTGCTCGCAGCGCTGGCCGTCGCCGTCCTCGTCCCGATCACCGCATGCGAGTCGGAGACCCCGATCGCCGCACCGAACTTCACGCCCTGCACCGTGTCGCACGACCAGCCGCTCGCCATCGCGGTCGGCGCGAGGGCCAACGTGCCCAACCCGGAGCCGCCCGAGGCGGTCAACGACCTGATGACCGGTGTGGCGCGGGCGCACCAGCCGATCACGCTGGTCCGGGTGGACGGCAAGCCCGAGTACGTCTTCACCGAACCCGCCCCACCGCGTGGCGACAACCCGCAGACCGAGGCCGAGGCGGTGCAGGGGTACCTGGACCAGGTGACGGCGGCGTTCGGCGAGAAGATCCGCGCGCAGGTGGCCGAGGTGAACGTGCTGCGCGCGCTGACGATCTCAGCGCAGAAGGTCGGGCCCGGCGGAACGATCGTGCTGATGGACTCCGGACTGCAGACGACAGCGCCACTGCGGTTCGGTGCGGACGAGGTGCTGACCGCGGATCCGGCCGAGGTCGCGCGGTTCCTCGCCGAGGAGAAGCAGCTGCCCGACCTGTTGGGCCGCAGCGTCGTCCTGGTCGGGCTCGGGCTGACCGCGGACCCGCAGCCGCAGCTGGACCCGAGGTGGGAGAACAACGTCTTCGACATCTGGAAGGCCGTGGTGGAGGCGGCCGGCGGATGCGCGGCGAAGGTGCTGCACGGCTCGACCTCGGCCGCCGCGGTCGACTCGCCGACGGTGGCGGTGGTGCAGCCGCCGAAGCCGAAGGAGCCGAAGACGTGCGGCACGGTCGAGCTGGGCGAGGCGGACAACATCTCGTTCAAGCCGGACAGCGCCGAGTTCCGCGACCCCGCGGCGGCGAGGGAGACGTTGCAGCGGCTCGCGGACACCATGCGCGCCAAGAAGCAGAAGGCCGACCTCATGGGCACCACGGCGAGCGTCGGCCCGCCGGCGGGACGGGTCGAGCTGTCGGCACGGCGCGCGGACGCGGTGAAGTCCGTGCTCGTGGACCTGGGCATCCCCGGTGACACGATCACCACCAGGGGCGTCGGCACGAACTGGCCGGGACACGTCACCGACACCGGACCCGGCGGGGCGTTGCTGCCGGGACCTGCCGCGCGCAACCGCAAGGTCGTCGCGACCCTGACCTGTCTCGAGCAGTGA
- a CDS encoding PASTA domain-containing protein, protein MKTAIVLLALVLAGCGSTPTTSGPTTQRATTTPPSSTASGVKVPKVVDMRLSEARELLRAQGYRVVEEDATGQQRQVLEPLNWVVTAQLPEAGAEALSGTEVLVKVSKPTDTSASQEPPKKGAVPDVVCLDLQKAQDTLQAAGFFVLWSEDATGQGRQQVVDRNWVVVSQSAPAGSTPDPSTKITLGAVKFGEPTGSSGCKS, encoded by the coding sequence ATGAAGACCGCGATCGTGCTGCTCGCACTCGTGCTCGCCGGGTGCGGGAGCACGCCGACGACGAGTGGCCCGACCACTCAGCGAGCGACCACCACCCCGCCTTCGTCCACCGCGAGCGGGGTGAAGGTGCCGAAGGTCGTGGACATGCGGCTGTCCGAGGCACGGGAGCTCCTGCGGGCGCAGGGCTACCGCGTGGTCGAGGAGGACGCGACCGGTCAGCAGCGGCAGGTCCTCGAACCGCTGAACTGGGTCGTCACCGCCCAGTTGCCGGAGGCCGGTGCCGAGGCGCTGAGCGGGACCGAGGTGCTGGTGAAGGTGAGCAAGCCGACGGACACGTCCGCGAGCCAGGAGCCGCCGAAGAAGGGCGCGGTGCCCGACGTCGTGTGCCTGGACCTGCAGAAGGCGCAGGACACCTTGCAGGCGGCCGGCTTCTTCGTGCTGTGGTCGGAGGACGCGACCGGGCAGGGCCGGCAGCAGGTCGTCGACCGGAACTGGGTGGTGGTCAGCCAGTCGGCACCCGCGGGCAGCACGCCCGATCCCAGCACCAAGATCACGCTCGGGGCGGTGAAGTTCGGCGAGCCCACCGGTTCGTCGGGGTGCAAGAGCTGA
- a CDS encoding DUF4230 domain-containing protein, with protein sequence MSLVKMRWVKPGLISLAVLLVLLAALQLTSGLTGWSPFQTTTIDRSHPAVLQELRDLSQYHAATGDYEVVVDIEKDAPWMPDFLAGERTLFVGAGTVNAYVDFGELVEEMLVMSPDGKSVEVRIPEPVLDKPNLDNERSYVFDQKRGLFNRLGAVLDTKSQQEFYLAAEKRIADAAAGSQLRQRARDNTKAMLTGLLRALGFDVTVVEAR encoded by the coding sequence ATGAGCTTGGTCAAGATGCGCTGGGTGAAGCCCGGTCTGATCTCCCTCGCAGTCCTGCTGGTGCTGCTGGCCGCGCTTCAGCTGACCAGCGGCCTGACCGGCTGGTCCCCCTTCCAGACCACCACGATCGACCGCAGCCACCCCGCCGTGCTGCAGGAGCTGCGCGACCTCAGCCAGTACCACGCGGCCACCGGCGACTACGAGGTCGTCGTCGACATCGAGAAGGACGCGCCCTGGATGCCCGACTTCCTCGCGGGTGAACGCACCCTCTTCGTCGGCGCCGGAACCGTGAACGCCTACGTGGACTTCGGCGAACTCGTCGAGGAGATGCTGGTCATGTCGCCGGACGGGAAGTCCGTCGAGGTGCGCATCCCCGAACCCGTGCTCGACAAGCCGAACCTCGACAACGAACGCAGCTACGTCTTCGACCAGAAACGCGGCCTCTTCAACCGGCTGGGCGCCGTGCTCGACACGAAGAGCCAGCAGGAGTTCTACCTGGCCGCGGAGAAGCGGATCGCCGACGCCGCCGCCGGTTCGCAGCTCCGGCAACGCGCCCGCGACAACACAAAAGCCATGCTCACGGGTCTGCTGCGAGCGTTGGGGTTCGACGTCACGGTCGTGGAGGCCCGATGA
- the mutM gene encoding bifunctional DNA-formamidopyrimidine glycosylase/DNA-(apurinic or apyrimidinic site) lyase, translating to MPELPEVEVVRLGLEAHVAGRVISSVEVLHPRAIRRHDLGSADFCARLAGQPMTAARRRGKYLWVELADKAAMLAHLGMSGQMLVQPAEAPDEKHLRVRFRFADGGPELRFVDQRTFGGLALAELVEVDGTLVPDTVAHIARDPMDPLFSRDAAVRALRLRHTEIKRALLDQTLVSGIGNIYADEALWRAKLHGTRMTDKLTKVKAAELLDHATDVMREALGQGGTSFDALYVNINGQSGYFDRSLNAYGQENRPCKRCGTMMIREPFMNRSSFSCPRCQPRPRL from the coding sequence GTGCCCGAACTCCCAGAGGTCGAGGTGGTTCGCCTCGGCCTCGAAGCCCACGTCGCCGGCCGGGTCATCTCCTCGGTAGAGGTGCTGCACCCGCGTGCCATCCGGCGGCACGACCTGGGCTCCGCGGACTTCTGCGCGCGCCTGGCCGGTCAGCCGATGACCGCAGCCAGGCGCCGCGGCAAGTACCTCTGGGTGGAACTGGCCGACAAAGCCGCCATGCTCGCCCACCTGGGCATGAGCGGCCAGATGCTCGTCCAGCCCGCTGAGGCGCCGGACGAGAAACACCTCCGCGTCCGGTTCCGGTTCGCCGACGGCGGCCCGGAGCTGCGCTTCGTCGACCAACGAACCTTCGGTGGCCTCGCCCTGGCCGAACTGGTCGAGGTCGACGGCACCCTCGTCCCCGACACGGTCGCGCACATCGCCCGCGACCCGATGGACCCTCTTTTCTCCCGTGATGCTGCCGTGCGCGCGTTGCGCCTGCGTCACACGGAGATCAAACGCGCCCTGCTCGACCAGACCCTCGTCTCCGGCATCGGCAACATCTACGCCGACGAGGCCCTCTGGCGCGCCAAGCTGCACGGCACCCGGATGACCGACAAGCTCACCAAGGTCAAGGCCGCCGAGCTGCTCGACCACGCCACCGACGTGATGCGCGAGGCACTGGGCCAGGGCGGCACCTCGTTCGACGCGCTCTACGTCAACATCAACGGCCAGTCCGGCTACTTCGACCGGTCGCTCAACGCCTACGGCCAGGAGAACCGGCCGTGCAAGCGGTGCGGCACGATGATGATCCGCGAGCCGTTCATGAACAGGTCGTCGTTCTCCTGCCCGCGTTGCCAGCCGCGCCCGCGCCTCTGA
- a CDS encoding TIR domain-containing protein, translating to MGGTFLNYRRHDERIGLVRTLYERLVERFGENNVFLDSATIGHGRRYPNQLRRHLGRSDVVVVVVHPGWASELKTDGTDWVHNEIRWALAAGKTIIPLLLEGAKMPRAQELPRSIRELANFQAHRLRDDPGHAALCEKIAAEPQRRAAVGETPARPWAAPLAGLLGAAAFTVPVVAVPASARETAFAAGLFGIIVLVATLIAVSVVLALRKPVNAAEQLAQDLDPSRYYLLVAAPAGTLLVAMTAAIVFSSPVEPGFRPFLVLVTGFAVLYLVFLVIGQYKLEKFREDHWPVRLTEPVKPAPVRRELERLLRRHRSAGDQDRVRWHLRHLENAADVLARDASRTWWSWLTADHFVVLQVGAVWTAGSLGFLTAAALPAMVLWLPATALVVTAGALWGIIAAAYRRQSWVRRNVADEVQIQIQRIQDGSPQPSA from the coding sequence ATGGGCGGCACCTTCCTCAACTACCGGCGGCACGACGAGCGCATCGGGTTGGTCCGAACGCTCTACGAGCGGCTGGTCGAACGGTTCGGGGAGAACAACGTCTTCCTCGACTCCGCGACGATCGGGCACGGGCGCCGCTACCCCAACCAGCTGCGCCGCCACCTCGGTCGCTCCGACGTGGTGGTCGTCGTCGTGCACCCCGGCTGGGCGAGCGAGCTCAAGACCGACGGGACCGACTGGGTGCACAACGAGATCCGGTGGGCGCTCGCGGCCGGCAAGACCATCATCCCGTTGCTCTTGGAAGGCGCGAAGATGCCGAGGGCGCAGGAGTTGCCGCGCTCGATCAGGGAGCTCGCGAACTTCCAGGCGCACCGCCTGCGCGACGACCCCGGCCACGCCGCGCTGTGCGAGAAGATCGCCGCCGAACCACAGCGCCGCGCCGCGGTCGGCGAGACGCCGGCACGACCGTGGGCCGCGCCGCTGGCCGGGCTGCTCGGTGCTGCCGCGTTCACCGTCCCGGTGGTGGCGGTTCCGGCGAGTGCTCGGGAAACAGCGTTCGCGGCAGGACTTTTCGGCATCATCGTGCTCGTCGCGACGCTGATCGCCGTCTCGGTGGTCCTCGCGCTGCGCAAGCCGGTCAACGCCGCCGAGCAGCTCGCGCAGGACCTCGACCCGTCCCGGTACTACCTCCTCGTGGCCGCACCGGCGGGCACCCTGCTCGTGGCGATGACGGCGGCGATCGTGTTCAGCTCGCCGGTCGAACCGGGTTTCCGCCCGTTCCTGGTCCTCGTCACCGGGTTCGCCGTGCTGTACCTGGTGTTCCTGGTGATCGGTCAGTACAAGCTGGAGAAGTTCCGCGAGGACCACTGGCCGGTGCGGCTGACGGAACCGGTGAAGCCCGCCCCGGTGCGCAGGGAGCTGGAGCGCCTGCTGCGCAGACACCGGTCCGCCGGCGACCAGGACCGGGTGCGATGGCATCTCCGGCACCTGGAGAACGCCGCCGACGTCCTCGCCAGGGATGCGAGCAGGACGTGGTGGAGCTGGCTCACCGCGGACCACTTCGTGGTGCTGCAGGTCGGTGCGGTGTGGACGGCGGGCTCGCTCGGCTTTCTGACCGCGGCGGCGTTGCCGGCGATGGTGCTGTGGCTTCCCGCGACGGCTCTCGTGGTCACGGCCGGAGCGCTGTGGGGCATCATTGCGGCCGCGTACCGCAGGCAGAGCTGGGTGCGGCGCAACGTCGCCGACGAGGTGCAGATCCAGATCCAGCGCATCCAAGACGGCTCACCGCAGCCTTCTGCCTAG